Genomic DNA from Rhodoferax mekongensis:
ATGCGCGCCCGGTGCAGCCGCTGAACGGCCGCCCCGTGCGTGACGCGCAGTAAGCATGCACCGGCCTCTGGCCGGTGCAGACCCGTGACCGAGCGATGTCAATTGCGGGTGTAGACGATCTTCTTTTTGCCCGCCTCACAGGTGCCGACCACGCGCTTTTTGCCGCTGTCGGCATCGCGGTCCACCACGTCCAAGGTGAAGTTTTTGGCCCCGTGGGACTCGATCTTGGCGTTGAGTTCCGTTTTCAACACTTCGCAGTCTTTGGCCGCCCATGCGTTGGCGGACAACAGACACAAAGCCAACACACTCGGGCACACGGTTTTCTTCATGGGGCAGTTCCTCTCTGGTGGGGTACGTCAACAGACACGGCCTCTACGGGCCTGACTGCATGGTAGCCAGACGGCAAGGTACCCCACCTATCGCAAACCCGCATCCCCGAGATCCGACTTTGCTATCAAAAGAGAAGCTACTCGCGCCCTGTCGATGGGCGCCAGGGGCTTATTTGGCCAAAGACTTCAAGGCCAGCTTGATACCATCACTAACGCCCACATCCTTGGGCAAGGCCTTGAGTGCGGCTGCCGCCTCCTTGTCGCTGTAGCCCAGGGCCAGCAGCGCCTGCAGGATGTCGGACTGCGCATCGCCCACGGCGCCCAAAGGCGCCCCGAGGTCGGCGCCCAGCTTGCCCTTGAGTTCCAGCAGCAAGCGCTCGGCCGTTTTTTTGCCGATGCCTGGCACCTTGACCAAGCGCCCGGCCTCCTGGGTTGTCACGGCCTGCGCCAAATCCCCCACACTCAGGCCCGACAAAATCGACAGCGCCGTGCGCGGCCCTACACCGGAAATCTTGATCAACTCGCGGAAGGCCTCGCGCTCGGTGCTGGTGGCAAAACCGTAGAGGATTTGCGCGTCTTCGCGCACCACAAAATGGGTGAGCAGCGTGACCTTGTTGCCGTCAGCCGGCAGGTTGTAGAAGGTGCTCATGGGCACCTGCACCTCGTAGCCCACGCCGCCGCAGTCGATGATGACTTGCGGTGGATTTTTGTCGCTGACGATGCCTGTGAGTTTGCCGATCATGGTGCGGAGTCCGGGGTTCTGGGGTGGTGGATGGCCGGCGAGGCCACGGTTCCGATCAAATTGGGGACAATGCAGGGGTAGCGCTTAAGTGGCGCCCCTTCGCAGTCCTCTGCTTTGCCGGATTATCAGCTTGATTCTCAAACACATCTTCACCCCGCTGAACAACACGCGTCTCTCGCACCTGTGCGGCCCGACCGACGAACACCTGCGCACCATCGAGCGCGAGCTGGAAGTCAAAATTGCCCACCGACATGAACAGTTCAAGGTGGAAGGCCCCAAGGCCAAAGCCCAACGCGCCATGGAGATGCTGCAGGCCCTGTACGAGATTGCCGGCCGACCGATTGCAGCATCCACCGTGCAGCTCATGCTCAGCGGCGATGGCGAACTGGGCGCCGAGGGCCCCAGCCTCTCCACCCGCCGCGCCGACCTCAAACCGCGCAGTCAGAACCAGGCGCTGTACCTGGACAATATTGCCGAGTTCGACATCACGTTTGGCATCGGCCCCGCCGGCACCGGCAAGACCTATCT
This window encodes:
- a CDS encoding DUF1161 domain-containing protein; translated protein: MKKTVCPSVLALCLLSANAWAAKDCEVLKTELNAKIESHGAKNFTLDVVDRDADSGKKRVVGTCEAGKKKIVYTRN
- the ruvA gene encoding Holliday junction branch migration protein RuvA, whose product is MIGKLTGIVSDKNPPQVIIDCGGVGYEVQVPMSTFYNLPADGNKVTLLTHFVVREDAQILYGFATSTEREAFRELIKISGVGPRTALSILSGLSVGDLAQAVTTQEAGRLVKVPGIGKKTAERLLLELKGKLGADLGAPLGAVGDAQSDILQALLALGYSDKEAAAALKALPKDVGVSDGIKLALKSLAK